CGGAACCTTGTGCGTTCCGTTTGTCTCGATGGACTTGTACCAGCCATCAAAAGCCTTTATGAGTTCGTCGTCCAGCTGCAAGGTGGGTTCACCTCCGCAGAAGGAAACGCTCCTGCAATTTCCCGCGATGGAAAGACAGGTCTGAATAATCTGTTCGGCGGTCATTTCGTCGAAGGGTTCATGGTTTGTGTCGCAGAAGGGACACTTCATATTGCATCCGCTGAAACGCACGAATACCTGCGGCGTTCCTACGCGCTTTCCTTCGCCCTGGATGCTAAAGAATATCTTGTTTATTCTGTAGATTTTCTGCATGGCTATTTGCCTCCCTGTGCCAAGGCGCGTTCACGCTGCTTGCAGCTGTCGCACTTGCCACAATGTGTCGAGCCGTTCTTGTAGCAGCTCCATGTGTTCCGTTCGTAGTCTATTCCCAGCTTGCGGCCAATCTTGACGATTTCTGCTTTGCTTACTGTCGAGAAC
This genomic window from Fibrobacter sp. UWB5 contains:
- a CDS encoding 7-carboxy-7-deazaguanine synthase QueE produces the protein MQKIYRINKIFFSIQGEGKRVGTPQVFVRFSGCNMKCPFCDTNHEPFDEMTAEQIIQTCLSIAGNCRSVSFCGGEPTLQLDDELIKAFDGWYKSIETNGTHKVPQGIDYIVCSPKTSRIEPDNIDELRFVIKAGDPLPTPCKTAKRMCLSPCFDGDNLVKENLYHCIKLVQENPSWLLSLQWHKFIGIE